The Methanocaldococcus infernus ME region TTGCCCTTTGTTGGGAAAAACTTCTAAGTGTAAAGAGGTTTGCCCAACTGAAGCTATCTTTTACATAAACAATAAAAGCTTTACTTGTCTAACCTGTGGAATCTGTGCCAAGGTTTGCCCAAACAAGGCTATAAAGAAAAATAAATTTGGAGGCTACTATGTAGATAGGAAAAGGTGTAATGGCTGTGGAATCTGTGCTGAAAATTGCCCAATAAAGATTATAAGGATAGTGGAAAGAGATGGAAAAAAGTTCCCTATAGGTATTTGTTGTATGTGTGGCCTCTGTATAGAGGCTTGTCCTTTCAATGCAAGAGTTAGTTCCTATGAGCTAATGTTTAAAAAGAAAGAGGGGTTAGTTGAAAGATACTTAAAGGTTTTGGAGAGCTTAACAAAAAATAAGATCTTCAAAATTAGAGAGATAAAGCTCTCTGAGAGAAAGAGAAAGTCTATAAAAATTGACCTTGACAAGTGTATTGGCTGTCTAAAATGCTCTTATCTATGCCCAAGATACACAATTATGCCAAGGAATGTTAATTACTGTACTTATTGTAACCTCTGTAAAGAGGTTTGTCCAAAGGATTGTATAGAGAATGGAGAGGTTAATGAAGAGAAGTGTGTTCTCTGCTTAAGATGTGTTAGAGTTTGCCCAACCAATGCCTTGAAGGTTGAAAACTTTAAGATAAAGAAGGTTAAGGAGAGTAAGAAGATTAAGCCAGTTAGATACTGTATAAATTGCTCCCTCTGTGCTGAAGTTTGTAAGAGTGGAGCCTTAAAGTTGGAAGATCTTTTACTCTACTCCCCAGACCTCTGCTGGAAATGTGGAGCCTGTATAGAGATTTGTCCAAATGAAGTTAGATTTATAGAGAATGATAGGGTTGATGGAGCCTGCTCTCTCTGTGAGGTTTGTATAAATAATTGTCCAGTAGGAGCTATAAAAATTGAAGAAATTAGCTTTAAGAAAATAAAGGATGAAAATTGTATCCTATGTGGAACCTGCTTTAATGTTTGTCCTAAGGAAGCTATTATAATTGATAGGAGTAATAGAGAAATAATATTTACTGACAACTGTATCTTATGTGAAAATTGCTCTATTCATTGTCCAAGAGACATTATTCCAAATACAACAGGATACAAAAAAGTTGTTGATAGAGAGAATTCATTTATAAGGGTGGATATGGATGTCTGTATAAAGTGTGGCCTTTGTAATAAAGTGTGTCCTAATGAGTGTATAGACTATGGAGTTATTGACATAAAAAAATGTGAGTTTTGTGGAGCCTGCTATAATATATGCCCAACAAAAGCCATTTACCTATATAGAAAGTGGAAAGCTCTTTAATCTTTCTTCTCCTTCTCCATCTTTTCAGCTTCTTTCTGGAGTTCTTCTTTAAGCTCAGCTATAACCTTAGAAAGCTCATTTAACCTCTTTAAGCCTTCCTTCTCAACATTGTCAAGCTCTTCATAAGACTTCTTTAAATCTTCAATACTCTCACTTAAAGACTTTTCAATGTAGATATCTGACTTAACTCCCAATAAAGCTTTGTCATCAATAACCTTAGCCTTTAAATAAACTCCTGGCCCTACTGGAATAAGGGTTTCTTCATCAACCTTCACATTACTTAAGGTTTCAATAGCTTTATTTATTTCATTCTTCAATACTCTTACTGATGCTATCTCCTTCTGTATAGCTTCAATCTGCTTAGAGTACATCTCTAAAGCTAAAATTTTCTCATTCATTTATCATCCCCTCTGTTTAGGTGGTGACTAATGAGATTATTAAGTACTTTAGGCTATTTAATAGTTTTTATAAAAGCCATATCAGAATCTTGGATTGATGTTGTTAGAAGAAGTATAACTGGAGAGATTGATCCTAAGGTTGTTGAGATAGAGTCTAAAATAAATAACCCTAATGGCTTAGTGCTCTTAGCCTGGTCTATTACAGCAACCCCTGGAACCTTAGTTATAGACTTAAATACTAAAGAGAGAAAGCTTAAAGTTGCTGTCATCTCTCCAAGGGAAAGGGATGATATAGTTCCCTTTGAGCCTTATATAAAAAAGATGTTTGACTGATGGTTATGGAAGCTTTAAAGATAGCTTTAGAAGTTGTGAATGAAGTGCATAAAAAGATAAAGCCCTTAATAGGCTGGGAAAAGGCTGGAGAAACTGTTAAAATAGGGGCTGATGGCACTCCAACTAAGAGAATAGATGTTGTAGCTGAAGAAACAGCTATAGAGGTTTTAGAGAAATATGGAGGAATATTAGTTAGTGAAGAAGTTGGAACTCTAAATTTAGGGGAAGGGGAATATATTTATGTCTTGGATCCAATTGATGGAACCTACAATGCTATAAAGGATATTCCCTTCTATGCCTCTTCAATAGCTATAGGTTATAGAGACGCTAAAACCATAGATGATCTCTTCTTAGGAGTTGTAAAAAATTTAGTTACTGGAGACATTTACTATGGAATTAAGGGAGAGGGAAGTTACTTAGTAAAAGAAAATGGAAGGAAAAAGAAGTTAGAGGTTAATAAAAAAAGTGAGCTGAGGGAGATATCAATCTCTGCCTATGGGTTGAGTAGGGAGAGCTTAGAGCTATTGAAAAATATAAGGGTTAGATTATTTGGAGCTACAGCTTTGGAGATGTGTTTTACTGTCAGTGGAGCCTTAGATGCCTATATAAATTTAAATAAAAATGCAAGGCTTGTTGATATAGCTGGAGCTTATGTAATCTGTAAAGAGGGAAATGCTGTAATAACTGATGTTAATGGAAAGCCTTTAAACATGAAGATGGATGTTAGGGAGAAGAGTACTATAGTCTTAGCCAACCCTATCCTACATAGAAAGTTTGTTTCCATCTTAGGGAATAAGTGGATCTTAAAGCCTATAGCCTTTGGAGTTGTGGTTAAGGATAATAAAGAGGCTATAGAGTTGGCTAAGAAAGCTATTAACTATCTAAAGTCTAAAAATATTCCAGTCTATTGTGATAAATTTTTGAAGAGTATAGTTAATGAGAAGGAAATTGACAAAAAAAAGATTTCTCATGTTATAGCCATTGGAGGAGATGGGACAATATTAAAAGCTGCAAGGATTGTTAATAATGAACCTATCCCTATCTTAGCTATAAACTTAGGAAGGGTTGGGTTCTTAGCAGATTTTAGTAAAGAAGAGCTATTTAAAGCTATAGACTTGGTTATAAGTGGTAACTATGATGTGATAAAGAGAGAAAAGATTTCTTGCAAGGTTAAAAGAAGGAGATATAATGCCTTAAATGAAGTAGTTATCATAACTAAAAATCCTGCTAAGATCTTAGAGTTCTCCCTTTATATTAACAATAAGAAGGTTGAAGAGATTAGGGCTGATGGGTTAATTATCTCAACTCCAACAGGTTCAACAGCCTATTCCCTAAGTGCTGGAGGGCCTATAGTTGATAACTCAGTTAGCTGCTTTATCATAACTCCTATTTGTCCATTTAAATTATCTTCAAGGCCTTTAGTTGTAGGTAGCCAGAATAAGGTTGAGATTGAGTTAAATAGTGACAAGAGGGCTTTAGTGGTTATTGATGGAAGTGTTGAGGAAGAAATTAAAAAAGGAGAGAGAGTAGAGATAGAGAAAGATGGTTATAGTTACTTTGTTAAAGGTAAGGACTTCTATGAGAAGTTAAAAGAATTTACCAAGATGGTGTAAATTTATGGATATTGAAGAGTTTGTAAGGAAAAAATTAAGGGAAAATGTCCCTGAGGAAAAGATAATTGAAGAAGGATTCAAGAGAGTTTTAGAATTTAAAGAGAATGAAGAGTTTTCACTAAAGTTTATTAAGGCTGTCTTAGAAGAGGTTAAGGCATCAGAAAAAATACTAAAGATTAAAGATGAAACTTTAAAGAACCTTCTTCTCTACCCAAGAGCTGGGGTGAAGATGGGAGAGGCTGGAGTTGGAAGTAGAGGAGAAGGAGACTTCTTTGTCCATAGAGAGATAGCAAGGATTATAAAGAGTTGTAAGTCAAGAGCTATCATAGACAGTGAAGACCAAGATGATGCTGGAGTTGTTAAGGCTAAGGGAAAATATATAGTTGCTGCTGTTGATGGGACACATTCAAGGTTAAGTGAATTCCCCTTCATAGCTGGCTTTCATGTGGCAAGAGCAGCTTTAAGAGATATATATGTGATGGGAGCTGAGGGCTTAGCTCTGTTAAGTGATATACATTTAGCTGATGATGGAGATGTTGGAAAGATCTTTGACTTCACAGCTGGGATAGCTA contains the following coding sequences:
- a CDS encoding 4Fe-4S binding protein gives rise to the protein MIITLLDKCRSLEKCENCPLLGKTSKCKEVCPTEAIFYINNKSFTCLTCGICAKVCPNKAIKKNKFGGYYVDRKRCNGCGICAENCPIKIIRIVERDGKKFPIGICCMCGLCIEACPFNARVSSYELMFKKKEGLVERYLKVLESLTKNKIFKIREIKLSERKRKSIKIDLDKCIGCLKCSYLCPRYTIMPRNVNYCTYCNLCKEVCPKDCIENGEVNEEKCVLCLRCVRVCPTNALKVENFKIKKVKESKKIKPVRYCINCSLCAEVCKSGALKLEDLLLYSPDLCWKCGACIEICPNEVRFIENDRVDGACSLCEVCINNCPVGAIKIEEISFKKIKDENCILCGTCFNVCPKEAIIIDRSNREIIFTDNCILCENCSIHCPRDIIPNTTGYKKVVDRENSFIRVDMDVCIKCGLCNKVCPNECIDYGVIDIKKCEFCGACYNICPTKAIYLYRKWKAL
- the pfdA gene encoding prefoldin subunit alpha, with the protein product MNEKILALEMYSKQIEAIQKEIASVRVLKNEINKAIETLSNVKVDEETLIPVGPGVYLKAKVIDDKALLGVKSDIYIEKSLSESIEDLKKSYEELDNVEKEGLKRLNELSKVIAELKEELQKEAEKMEKEKKD
- a CDS encoding monovalent cation/H+ antiporter subunit E produces the protein MRLLSTLGYLIVFIKAISESWIDVVRRSITGEIDPKVVEIESKINNPNGLVLLAWSITATPGTLVIDLNTKERKLKVAVISPRERDDIVPFEPYIKKMFD
- a CDS encoding bifunctional NADP phosphatase/NAD kinase; its protein translation is MVMEALKIALEVVNEVHKKIKPLIGWEKAGETVKIGADGTPTKRIDVVAEETAIEVLEKYGGILVSEEVGTLNLGEGEYIYVLDPIDGTYNAIKDIPFYASSIAIGYRDAKTIDDLFLGVVKNLVTGDIYYGIKGEGSYLVKENGRKKKLEVNKKSELREISISAYGLSRESLELLKNIRVRLFGATALEMCFTVSGALDAYINLNKNARLVDIAGAYVICKEGNAVITDVNGKPLNMKMDVREKSTIVLANPILHRKFVSILGNKWILKPIAFGVVVKDNKEAIELAKKAINYLKSKNIPVYCDKFLKSIVNEKEIDKKKISHVIAIGGDGTILKAARIVNNEPIPILAINLGRVGFLADFSKEELFKAIDLVISGNYDVIKREKISCKVKRRRYNALNEVVIITKNPAKILEFSLYINNKKVEEIRADGLIISTPTGSTAYSLSAGGPIVDNSVSCFIITPICPFKLSSRPLVVGSQNKVEIELNSDKRALVVIDGSVEEEIKKGERVEIEKDGYSYFVKGKDFYEKLKEFTKMV